The Pieris brassicae chromosome 3, ilPieBrab1.1, whole genome shotgun sequence genome contains the following window.
aatgcaaaagaaaatttgttatttcaaaTCCGGTTTAAGTGTTTTTAATGGTTtttcaatcaatatttttccTGATGGAGTTGTAGATATCATGGAAAACGAAGATCTGTCTGTGGACAATAGCTatgattacaaaaatatagatagttctttagatttttatgATTCAGTTAAAGAAGATTCTTCTGAAAATCTAAGTAGTGATATTGAAGAAAGTTATATAGATTGGTTAAGTGATGAGGAGGATGTTGAAATAGATAGTAGtataacaaatattgaaaatgaGACAATAATCAACAAAGAGTCAAATGTTGAGTCAAATGATGAGTCAAATGTTGAGTCAAATGATGAGTCAAATGAAGAAACAGTGGAGGTATACAGCtacaaatatagaaattatctgaatttaattagttctatttcaatttttttaagtttaaaccaTAACAGtacttttaaacatttatagagatatattaaaaagttagaGGAGAGGCAAGTCTTATGTGTTGGTCTTGTTGCCGTAGTGTGACCCTTAACCGTGAGGTGCActtgaatttttttctatgagcacaattagaatttattttatggtgAAGGCAAACATTATGACGGTATGTCCTAAACTCAAATGATCTACAACATGTGTTTCTCTCCATCACCAGTGTAACAAGGGTATTGATCATAATAACAGCCAAATTTTTTTAGCAACCAAGAAcctcaaaattaaaaaataaagtaaaagtaTACAAGACACCAGTCCAACTTTTAAGAAAGGATGTTATTCAGCCAAAGCAAAttgaagattttaattttgaaaactatGTCAATGTCATCACATTTACGGTAACTATTgcatagaaaaaaatgtttacataatgtaactttttatattttttaatgccgTTCTGGTTTGATGTTCTCTAAGcagaatattttagtttaagctTGATATAgaccaaagacaatatctcATGATACTAGGTAAGTATCTAGAGACTTGTTTCGGGTCGCCTTTGTTATTCATACTTGATAATCAAAAACtaacatgtattattttttaaaactctacAGACCAAATTCTTACACCATGATTTTTGTATGATTGATcttgaataatgtttttttaggaAGAAGAACAAAAAGAAGAGATAAGAAAACGTAAAGATACAGAAAGTTACCAAACGGCACCATTTAAATGCGAGTTctgttttaaagtatttttggaCCCGCAAACATGGCAACACCATATGAAGAAACATGATGTGGTAAGTTGTGGATTCTCTTTCGACGTCATATTGATAACCATGACATAATTAAGCTTACTAAATATCAGAAGCCTGAGAAAATAACTCGTAAACGAAACGATCGAAGAATGATAGTGATTGgtcaaaaaaaattggttttagCTGACTACATCAATTTATTGGATATTTACTTCatacagaatattttaaataaaaaagagacTACCTTCGCTTTCTCATTAATCATATCAGAATACATTTTATCATAACTTTGTAcacatagaatatattttgactttCAGTCGTCAGGTATGGCGCAGTGTAAAATCTGTAAGTTGCGTTTTAAGTCAAAACGTCGTCTTAAGAATCACGTGATGTATCACGCCAAGAAGTATAAATGCAAATACTGTTCATACGTCTCGCGAACTACGTGAgtattttttagaattaataaacacttgataatccaatagtaaaacatacaatataagCTGCAActgataaaaactttttttatgcatTATCTGTACAGTGTGCAACAAAATGTgttgaagttttatttttatatatcgaAACTTTTTAACATGTTGATTGTATGTATTTCAGATCACAAGGTTGGAATCACATATTCTGGCATCAAGGCGTTTTGTACCAGTGTCCACACTGTGAAGAAATGTTTTCGTGagttaatatacatatataatttggtTTATCAACAAAATTTCTTCTATTTTAACATTGCATGAAATTTATCTGCCGTTTAAATAACCATATAcatgatttttcattttatttgcgGGTATtagaataatacatttattgtaattcaatttattaattgataaatttaaattatcacaaGAAAATCAGAAACctcttagaaaaaataatccagacgttttaatgtataagtcgcagtaaagtagttaaattagagacttaattaaatctctagacagttaattaaatgtcaatattCAAGTCGCTAGCACTTTGATTTAagtaaagcagcgtcgaaaacgtttactATCTGTCTGAACAAAAGCCAGCGtcttgattaacaatgtatgtGCGTGCTTCCTATatcatgcctcctgctgatgtcatgtggaacatggtgtgatggtagcagctccttacaaacgttgtggaatacaaaaacaacttggcgattaaaaatagtggtGGAGAGtgtattgccagttcttttctttTTACACGCTTGAAgctagaagcatttaatatgattttttgactttgacaatgtaaaacaagactccgccatgttattgttatttcgttgtgatcgtgaagaactgagatcttggaaattccgtgttttgctttattgtaaatggttaggttaggttagtcttgttgcctaggacGTTTATGAAActtgttaaacgtttcgttcactcacttgtcttaCGGAACTTATGCGATTGATGAtgcttgattgaatatcgatatttaattaactgtctagagattcaattaactctctgatttatctactttactgcgacatatatatgtcgagtaaaactataaatacgataataaagtaataatataacagtACTCTCAGTAACTATAAACTCTTATTGCTTTATATTTTTCGGTAGATAATCTATAGAAGTGAAACGGACATATTGTGAAATGCGAAGGTACTCCTCTCGcgcacaaaatatatattaataaaataattatttatatcttctGCTTATCCTTGGCTTAAGTTGGCGAACTTCATAGATATATTGTATACCGCGTTTCTTAAATAAGACTTGGTGGCAATTAGTTCTATatcacttttttttctttggcTAATTCCCAGACTATAGTGTCGTCGTAGGCATTAGGTAACGTATGTGTATGTTATCATTAGCAAAATACAGTAGAACCCGTTTAAGACGATCAcgtttaatacgatttctcgcatACTACCAAGGCCAAGCCCGAGCCGAGAGATCTCACCGAGCGCTCTCACGCGAGCCCCCAGAAaggaagaaaagaaaataagaaTGTGAATAACACACAAAACGAGGCCCTGAGTGATAATGATGAAGAAGAACATGAGTCAACTCCGGTAATGTCAAACGCCCAGCCATTATCagctgttaatgatttaagacGCTATGTAGCTTCTTTGGATCAAAGCGAAGATGCACTGCAGAAGTTGAATCTTgttgaaaatcttttaattgctAATACATCAAAATCTTTCTGTCAAACCAAAataagtgattattttaaataacgataaataataattacaatgcgtatttaatataattcataaatgtttaatttaatacctatatataccaaaattagaacataatacatacatacatatatatgtagtacgttttatttttcccATCCCGTATAATACGCTTTCTCTCTTAAGACGCGTTTTTAGGTAGGGTCCCTGAGAAATCGTCTTAAGCGGGATTTACTGTAGTATTTGTAACAAATATGATTAAGTACTACTTATTTCtgttaatattttgtgtttctattatgtttattactataattagtTCGGTAACTTTAGTAGCCATACGTTGGACAGTTAGGGTTGGGTTTccttcttattatttaaaaactttcacCAACAAAATAaccactattttttttaaacttattaccatatatatattacaaactcattgccattaaatattatgtctaATATTTAGTTGAAAGATGTGttttcgtaaaaataaatataataaaaattaactccGCCAGCATAGATATTGCATGATAAGGATAATTTTATAGTGAAGATAAGCGCGGTAATAGTGAAAAGTTCTTCCTATTATCAATATGGTTACAGCCAATGGACTTCGTACCTCAGCCACGTGCGAATAAAGCATCCATCGGACTACATCTGCCCTCACTGCGGCTACTCCTTCTTGTCACAACACGGTCTCAAAATGCACAAGAATTTGAAGCATCGTGGTGTCGCTGTACGTACTTAAGTTATTTCTATCCCACGCAAAAAGAGGAGGAGTTTAACGATGTGCCTTTAATTTCTCAGCGGGTGAACCGTACGGATCCTCTTCGGACCGATTCATTCTCTAAAAACACCCCGGTGCGTCgttgtaacaaaattttaatgaaacaatataGATCTTTATAACCAAAGGCAAAGTAATAGACCAATGCTGGCTATAGTGTGATGGCGCCACTGATAAGAAGGAATtcttgatattatttaatttatggaaTAGTTCAACgtagagcgattcgaatcgtcgacgaccaatcactttccgtgcggcttgatcccttggcgttgcgtagagatgttgggtttctctgcatcttctatcGCATTGtcgttgttcggtctaatacccgcagctgagtttcactatcggacgtcaaggcaaaatacgtacctcgatgtccgtcgttccacaactgagcgttttctaatgcagtttttgccgcgcaccaccactatgtggaaccagctgcctactgaagtattttcgacccaattcgacttagggtccttcaagaaaagagtgtactaattcttgaaaggccggcaacgcacttgcgagccttctggcaatgtgagtgtccatgggcggcggtatcgcttcacatcaggtgagcctcttgcccgtttgcctgctattacattaaaaaaaatagttcaaGATTAAATTGTCTGTCCATGTGTCTAAATTCCGCAGGCAGCTCGGTCAGCCTACCACCTATTCGACTCAGACGTGTCGCTCATCTTCTTCAACTTCAATACTCAATTCTTTTCAATCTCAAaacttaacaataacaatgttaaaaatgatttcaaattttcagatccttata
Protein-coding sequences here:
- the LOC123707747 gene encoding zinc finger protein 485-like isoform X3, which produces MGKVKACRICLQMDLRLENLHSNFLGVYYEIITGLNISENELPGYFCYECAALLKKFYIFRQKSLKGLEVLQGVLNTYGKITENTIKKMQKKICYFKSGLSVFNGFSINIFPDGVVDIMENEDLSVDNSYDYKNIDSSLDFYDSVKEDSSENLSSDIEESYIDWLSDEEDVEIDSSITNIENETIINKESNVESNDESNVESNDESNEETVEQPRTSKLKNKVKVYKTPVQLLRKDVIQPKQIEDFNFENYVNVITFTEEEQKEEIRKRKDTESYQTAPFKCEFCFKVFLDPQTWQHHMKKHDVSSGMAQCKICKLRFKSKRRLKNHVMYHAKKYKCKYCSYVSRTTSQGWNHIFWHQGVLYQCPHCEEMFSQWTSYLSHVRIKHPSDYICPHCGYSFLSQHGLKMHKNLKHRGVADLNENDEDLPYCSVCDMKFASFEAYNRHMATAKKHIVESEKKNGCRECGEKFSSIDELRAHSRTAHRHKACKALLKRYKVKSDSRTWPTKCSLCSEEVANARQYWSHFRRDHPNEDYPVEKKYVCDICGKSFRMHERWHSDERPFICSDCGKGFKVKTALDRHFRCHTGERPYKCKVCGKAFAQSNSVKVHVNTVHLKQPYIRRTRLKKRVKKLADTTVLYCT